The DNA segment CAGCCCCACAAATACGGAAAGCAGCTTGCTCACATCATACATGTAGGCGCGTAAGAATTCGTCCGTCAGAATCACCAGCGAAGCGATCACCACCAGCTCCACGATAATCCGGATGTTTGACGGAATGATATGGCGCATGGCGGAAATAATCAGGTTGGAAAACGAAACCACGAACGTCATGGCAATGGCCATGACAAATGCGGTTTTAAGCTGAACGGTTACCGCAAGCGCCGAGCAGATGCCCAGCATCTGCATGTTGATCGGGTTTTCCGTCCAGGCGGGCCCGGCAAATGTTTTAAAAGCTTTAGTTTTGGTCAGTTTCATCGGTCTCGCACCATGGTTGTTCTTCCTGCATCCGGCATTTCAGCCGGTTTTTCCGGAAGGACACGGATACCGGTTCATATTCGGAAAGCGTTTTTTGAAGCCCCTGGGTCAGATATTTGCCGGTGAGCGTCGCCCCGCTGATGCCGTCCACATAATGGGGCAGCTTCTCATCCGGCACCTTTTTTTCGGCCTCGCCCTTGGCAATGGCCACGGAGACGAAATTGCCGGTCTGGTCGATAATTTTTTTGCCCTCAAATTTTTCCTGGAACCACTGGGTGTCGATTTCCCCGCCCAGGCCCGGAGTTTCCGAGTGTTTGTAAACGGTAAAGCCGGCAATGGTTGAGCCATCCGCCGCTATCGCCATATAGGCGTAAATTTTTCCCCACAGCCCCTGGGATTCAATCGGAATAATGTAGGCCTGGATATTTTCATCTTTTGTAAAAAGATACACCGGCAAGAGGTTTTTATCCGTCTCGGCAACATCCGGGGACACGATGGTGCCATCCGGGCTGACCGCCATTTTGCTGATGTTTTCTTTATAAAGCCGGGCGATTTCATCCGGCGTATAGGTTTTCTCCCTGGAGACCAGGTCCACGGCCAGAAGAATGTTCTTGCGGCGGTCATTTAACATGTTTTTCTGCTGGATGTCCTGAAGCGCGGTGGCGGCCGTGGTCAAAAGCACCCCGCAGATCAAGCCCATCCCTATGGCAAAAACGATGGATTTCAGTTTATCAGACATTGGGGATCCTTCCGGCAATCTTTAGGCGGATTTCAATGGTTTCCATGAGCGGGGCGAAAAGGTTCATAAACAGAATCGCCAGCATGACCCCCTCCGGAAACGCGGGATTAAAGACCCGGATCAATATGGTCAGCACCCCGATTAAAAAGCCGTAAATCCAGCGGGCGCGGTTGGTGCCCGGCCCGGAAACCGGGTCTGTGGCCATATAGGCGATACCAAAGGCGAAACCGCCGGATGCCAGATGATAGATCGGGTTGACGCCGAACCAGGGCAGGGCACCCGGGCCGGCAAACAGGTTCAAAACCCCGGCCATGGCCAGAAGACCGATGATACCCCCCGCAATAACCCGGAAGTTGGCCACGCCCAGGATTATAAGGAAAGCGGCGCCGAGCAGGCATAAAAGCGCGGATGTGCCGCCGATGGTGCCCGGATAATAGCCCAGAAAAAGTTTGGACAGGTTAAAGCCGTTGGCCTGCAAGAGCTCCTTAATGGAGTTAAACGGTGCGGCAAGCTCCGTGAAGGAGAGCGGCGTGGCGCCGGTGACTGCATCCACCGTCTGCCCCGCTTTATCGCGAACCGCCACCCAGACGGCGTCACCGGACATCTGGGCGGGATAGGCGAAAAACACGAACGCCCGGGCGGTTAGCGCCGGATTAAAGATATTTCTGCCAGTGCCGCCGAAAATCTCCTTTCCGATCACAATGCCGAACGACATGCCGACCGCCACCTGCCACAAGGGCATATCCGGCGGCAGGGTCAGGGGATATAAAAGCCCCGTCACCAGAAGCCCCTCGCTGATGGGATGCTTGCGGATAGCTGCGAACAGGGTTTCCCAGAAAAACCCCACAGCATAGGAGACAAGGATGATCGGGAGCACAAAGTAGAGGCCGGTCATAAAAGCCGGCAGCAGATCCGTTGATAGCCCTGAGGCCAGCCGGCTCTGGTAGCCGGCATTCCAGATGCCGAAAACCGTGGGCGGCAGAAGCGCCACAATCACCAGGCTCATAAACCGCTTAAGGTCCAGGCTGTCCCGGACAACCGGCTTTTTCCGGGTGGGAATGACCGGGTAGAGGAAAAAGGTCTCCGTGGCCTCATAAAAAGGGCCCAGCTTCTCCAGCTTCCCGCCTTCCTCAAACAGGTCCCGCCGGGCGGCAAACAGGCGCTTGATTTGCTTTGTGACCCACTGCATCAGTCAGTTGTATTTTCCCTTCGCAATCAACGGTTTTTCCACCTTAAACCCTGAACCTTAAACCCTGAACCTAATCCCCAATACCTAACACCTAATCCCCAACACCTAAATCTTCCCCCAATAATACTTGTGCTTGGTATCCTTGAAAGTTTCAGTCAGCTCGATTTTGGAGGGGCACACATAGGAGCAGAGTCCGCATTCAACGCAGTCGAGCAGTCCGTGGGCCAGGGCTTCTTCGATTTCTTCGGCATAAATGCATTTATAGGTGTACTGGGGAAGGATCCCCACCGGGCAGATGGCCGCGCAGTAGGAGCAGTTCACGCATGCCCGAAGCTCGCCGTGCCGGTCGGCGTCCACTGTGAGCGTCGGCCGGGTGATTGCCGACAGAAATGTCCGGGAACTGGTGGGTTTCTTCAGCCCGGGCCGGGCAAATCCCAGCAGTTCCTTTTCGGTTACCTCAGGCACAAGCATCAGCGCGGTTTCATAGAGTCCCATAAAACCATCGGGCGCTGCATTATAGCCGGTAAACAGTCCGCCGGCCACCCATCGGTAGGCCTCCGGAGAATCGATTTGTTTAACCAAAGATTTCAGCGGCGCCCCGATCCGCGAACGTACATGGCGGTTGTTGTCCGGGCGGCCGCCGGATACGGTCATGACCCGGGCGGTTGGATATCTCCCGGTAAGAAGCGCCTCTGCCAGAAGCAGCACATCCTGGCCGGTTACATACCAGGCCCGGTTTTCTTTGGCCGACTGTTTGGTCTGATAATGCATCACGCCGGGCTCGCCCGCTGGAAACGGCCCGGCCGCGCGATGGGTAAGGACCTGCCGCAGTCTTTCATCAGGCACCGGGCGGTCCGTATGCTCACACACGCAAACCCGGCCGGCGAGTTTTTGAAGGACTTTTATGCCGAATAAAAATTGTTCTTTGGCCGGGCCTTCGGCCAGATAGACATCGGAATGCGGATGAAAGGGATCGAGAATATCCAGGGGCACCCATACGGCCGCCGGGGCTTCCTCCGGATCGGCAACCCCCTTAAACGGGATGCCGCGGATAAGGGGCCAGAGCCCGCGCGCCATCAAGGCGTCTATAATTTCTTCGCGGCCCATTCCGGAAATCTGCGTTTCATCAATCACCGGAAACTCAACATAGGGCTCATCCGGTGCGATTTTGATGATAATGGCTTCAATCACCCGGCGGGGACCGTACTGGATGTCCATAACATGGCCGCCGCCCGGAGACAGCAGTTTTAGATTCGGGTTCCCTTTGTCTTCGATCAGGGGCGTGCCCAATTTGACCGAGTCATTGGGCTTAACCAGAAGGCGCGGCCGGATGAGCGGAATTTGATGCGGGATGGCCGCCACATGGGCCGGTGCGGGAATTGATTCCAGGCGGGCCGCTGGTTTTCCCGCGACGCGGAATTTGCATCGATTTTTAACAGAAACAGTCTTCATCCGCTAATTCAGACAAGTATAGGGTCATCAAATCAGAAATGGTTTTCTAAGTAACTTCATCGTACTCAGTTCCGCGCAAGCGGGACGGTTCTCGTACTCGTAATCGTACTCGAAAAAATTAAAAGCCGATGACGCGCACGAGTACGCGTACGAGAATCAGTAGAAGGGCGGGCCACCGTGCCCGCCTGAAAAATAGACAGAACACAATGTCGTTAACTTTAGCATTCCGCACCTGTCATTTCGAGGAACGACAGTGACGAGAAATCTTAAAAAATCGTACAATTATAAGATTTCTCGCTGCCGCTCGAAATGACAACCGAGCCAATTTTCAGTCTTAAGTTAATGGCATTGAGATAGAACAAATTTATCGTACCTCAGTACCTCAGCACCTCAGTACCTTTAAAGTTATTGGCCCGTTCCCGGGCGGCGCCCCCAAATTTTTTTGACGGCTCGGCTGCTTAAGCCGGCACCGTGAGCACCGGAACATCCGTGCACCGAAGCACCCGTTCAGCCACGGAGCCGAAATCAAAGTGGCTCTCCCGTCCCCGGTTGGCCATTATCACCATGTCTGCCTTTTCTTTTTTGACCAGATCCAGAATTTTCTGAGACGGGTCCCCCACATCAATATGCCGGATATAGAGGGGGCAGCTCACGAGAAACTTTTCGCAGAGTTCATCCAGCCGTTTCTCAGCGGTTTCCCGCTCCCACTCGCGCATGCGCTTGAAGTCCTCTTCCGGATTGGTATCGCCGTAGGCGGCGCCAAAAGCCACGTATTCCTTTAATACATAGAGGATATGGATTTCCGCCTGGTACTGCTGGGCAAGCGAGGTTACATAGGGCAGCGCCTTGGATGCATTTTCGGATAAATCCGTTGGCCAGACAATTTTTTCAATTTTCATGGAATCCCTCTTTTTTGCTGAAAGATTAATAGGTATTAAATTTTAAATCCTTGGCTTAAACCAAGTGCTTAACTTTTTGCTGTATTCTATATTTTGAATTCTATATCATATCCGCGGGGGCTAAAAAAGTTATAAAATGCTTCAAATCAGAAAACGCCGCTGAAGTGCCAAACGGGCCTGCCGACCCCGGATTCGATTCGCCCTGGCGCTGAATTCGGGCGAGCCTCCTAGGTTGGGTTGAGCGAAGCGAAACCCAACATGGCTACTGTTAAATCATCAGCGACCTGAGAAAATCTTCGCCCCTGCGCACTTCAATGTCCTGCTTTTTGCGCTGCTGCTTCAAATGCAGCACCACCTGCATTGCCGGAATATCATAGCGCCGGGAAAAATTGACCAAACTACGGCCGGGCTTTTCATCGGTGCGCTTGACTTCGATCAGCCGCCGGGGCTGATTGTCTTCTGTGAGGCAGAAATCCACCTCAGCCCCATCCCGGGTGCGGACATAATGCAAAGCAGCGGCCCGGCCCTGCAGGTCCACGCAGCCGCAGACATGCTTTAACAAGCACAAAGCCACCATGTTTTCAAAACGGGCACCTTCATCCCCATTGACCAGGCCGGTATCATAAAAATAGATTTTGGGCGTCTTCACGATGGAACGGGCAATATTTTTGGCATATGGGGTTACCCGGAAAACAATGAACAGGGATTCCAGCACCTGGATATATTTTTTCACAGTATTGGGTGCGACCCCCGCGTCTTCGGCCAAAGACTGGTAGGACACCGGCGAACCTGTCCGGGACCGGAGCAGTTCCAGAATCAGTTGAATGGCTTTGAAATCATGAATTTTTTCAAAATCAAGGATATCTGTCCGAATCAGACCGTCTAAGTACTGCATCCGCCAGCGGTTTGCGTCCCTGTCCTCAGCAGCCAGAAACGGCTCAGGAAAACCGCCCCGCTCCAGAAACCGGGCCATATCCACGGATTCACCCACATGGCCGGCCTCCGCCGGCGAAAACGGCAGCAGCCGGTGCCGGAAAAACCGACCCGCCAGTGAATCCCCGCCCTGCCGAAACGCCTCCAGTCGGGCACTTCCGGTGACAAGAATCCGCATCCCTGCCGGCCGGGTGTCATAAACCCCTTTGACATAATTCTTCCAGCCATTCATCTTGTGGAGCTCATCGAGGATCAACAATTCCGTGTCTTCCAGCCAGGCCTCTTTTTTAATGATATCGCGATCCCCGACACTGTCGTAATTCAAATAAACACTGCGCTCAAAAGACCGGGCAATCTGCCCGGCCAGCCAGGTTTTGCCCACCTGCCGCGGCCCGGTGATAAAAACCATCTTTTTTTCAAGATCGTTTACAATGGCGCTTTTCTGCTGACGTTCCATGACAATTTATTCCGAGCGCGGAAAAAAGGTTTTTCGGCAATTATGCACGCCATTGCAGAATTGTCAAGGCAATTACGCAATGTATTGCAGAATTGCC comes from the Desulfobacterales bacterium genome and includes:
- a CDS encoding NADH:ubiquinone reductase (Na(+)-transporting) subunit D — encoded protein: MKLTKTKAFKTFAGPAWTENPINMQMLGICSALAVTVQLKTAFVMAIAMTFVVSFSNLIISAMRHIIPSNIRIIVELVVIASLVILTDEFLRAYMYDVSKLLSVFVGLIITNCIILGRAEGFALSNPPHLAFIDGLGNGAGYGSVLISVAFIRELFGSGKIFGFSVVPEAFYNAGYEDMGIMLLAPAAFIIIGLMAWLQKYLSNEE
- the nqrC gene encoding NADH:ubiquinone reductase (Na(+)-transporting) subunit C, whose amino-acid sequence is MSDKLKSIVFAIGMGLICGVLLTTAATALQDIQQKNMLNDRRKNILLAVDLVSREKTYTPDEIARLYKENISKMAVSPDGTIVSPDVAETDKNLLPVYLFTKDENIQAYIIPIESQGLWGKIYAYMAIAADGSTIAGFTVYKHSETPGLGGEIDTQWFQEKFEGKKIIDQTGNFVSVAIAKGEAEKKVPDEKLPHYVDGISGATLTGKYLTQGLQKTLSEYEPVSVSFRKNRLKCRMQEEQPWCETDETDQN
- a CDS encoding NADH:ubiquinone reductase (Na(+)-transporting) subunit B; translation: MQWVTKQIKRLFAARRDLFEEGGKLEKLGPFYEATETFFLYPVIPTRKKPVVRDSLDLKRFMSLVIVALLPPTVFGIWNAGYQSRLASGLSTDLLPAFMTGLYFVLPIILVSYAVGFFWETLFAAIRKHPISEGLLVTGLLYPLTLPPDMPLWQVAVGMSFGIVIGKEIFGGTGRNIFNPALTARAFVFFAYPAQMSGDAVWVAVRDKAGQTVDAVTGATPLSFTELAAPFNSIKELLQANGFNLSKLFLGYYPGTIGGTSALLCLLGAAFLIILGVANFRVIAGGIIGLLAMAGVLNLFAGPGALPWFGVNPIYHLASGGFAFGIAYMATDPVSGPGTNRARWIYGFLIGVLTILIRVFNPAFPEGVMLAILFMNLFAPLMETIEIRLKIAGRIPNV
- a CDS encoding 4Fe-4S dicluster domain-containing protein, which encodes MKTVSVKNRCKFRVAGKPAARLESIPAPAHVAAIPHQIPLIRPRLLVKPNDSVKLGTPLIEDKGNPNLKLLSPGGGHVMDIQYGPRRVIEAIIIKIAPDEPYVEFPVIDETQISGMGREEIIDALMARGLWPLIRGIPFKGVADPEEAPAAVWVPLDILDPFHPHSDVYLAEGPAKEQFLFGIKVLQKLAGRVCVCEHTDRPVPDERLRQVLTHRAAGPFPAGEPGVMHYQTKQSAKENRAWYVTGQDVLLLAEALLTGRYPTARVMTVSGGRPDNNRHVRSRIGAPLKSLVKQIDSPEAYRWVAGGLFTGYNAAPDGFMGLYETALMLVPEVTEKELLGFARPGLKKPTSSRTFLSAITRPTLTVDADRHGELRACVNCSYCAAICPVGILPQYTYKCIYAEEIEEALAHGLLDCVECGLCSYVCPSKIELTETFKDTKHKYYWGKI
- a CDS encoding universal stress protein, yielding MKIEKIVWPTDLSENASKALPYVTSLAQQYQAEIHILYVLKEYVAFGAAYGDTNPEEDFKRMREWERETAEKRLDELCEKFLVSCPLYIRHIDVGDPSQKILDLVKKEKADMVIMANRGRESHFDFGSVAERVLRCTDVPVLTVPA
- a CDS encoding ATP-binding protein, with product MERQQKSAIVNDLEKKMVFITGPRQVGKTWLAGQIARSFERSVYLNYDSVGDRDIIKKEAWLEDTELLILDELHKMNGWKNYVKGVYDTRPAGMRILVTGSARLEAFRQGGDSLAGRFFRHRLLPFSPAEAGHVGESVDMARFLERGGFPEPFLAAEDRDANRWRMQYLDGLIRTDILDFEKIHDFKAIQLILELLRSRTGSPVSYQSLAEDAGVAPNTVKKYIQVLESLFIVFRVTPYAKNIARSIVKTPKIYFYDTGLVNGDEGARFENMVALCLLKHVCGCVDLQGRAAALHYVRTRDGAEVDFCLTEDNQPRRLIEVKRTDEKPGRSLVNFSRRYDIPAMQVVLHLKQQRKKQDIEVRRGEDFLRSLMI